The genomic DNA AAGCTGATCGGCCTTTCGGGGATCAACACCAAGCCACATTGTCAGTTCGACGGTCTCGTCAAACTTAGCAAATGCGATCTCTTTCAACTTTGCAACCGCTTCTTCAAGCGTGTGCTTCTTGTACGGCTCCACTTTTTCGAGAGCCGCAAGATATTTCTTGCCTCTTTTCATTTTACCTCCAGGTATTAACGAGCAATCTAGTTGCTCTCCCTAATGAGACCTTTGGGACCAATGGGTCCAATAGGACTTGTTTCTTAATCTATGGTCAAGCCCATCGATTTTGCCGTTCCTTCGATCGTCCGCATTGCGGCTGCAAGGTCTGACGTATTCAGATCGACCATTTTCAACTTCGCGATCTCCTCGATCTTAGCTTTCGAGATCGAACCAACTTTTTCGCGATTGGCTTTACCCGAACCTTTAGCGATTCCCGAAGCCTTTCTCAATAGATCGGCAGCAGGCGGAGTTTTCGTTTCGAATGTAAACGAACGATCGCCGTAAACCGTAATCACGACCGGGATTTTCATATCCGGATCGTCGTTCTGCGTTTTGGCGTTGAACGCCTTGCAAAACTCCATGATGTTGACGCCATGCTGACCCAAAGCCGGGCCGATCGGCGGCGCCGGATTGGCCTTACCGGCCGGGATCTGCAACTTAATATAACCTTCTATCTTCTTTGCCATTTTGTGTCGAATCGCAGGCTGCCAGCCTGCGTCTCTCCTTGTCGATTAACGATCCCGATACTTATTGCGGGAATGTCCTCATTCAAACGAATACTTTTCAAATTCTCGCAGCCTGGCAGCCTGCATTCCGGCTATTCTTCTTCTGCGAAAGTGACTTTTTCCACTTCCAGGAAGCTCAACTCGTACGGGGTCGAGCGGCCAAAAATCGTGATCGAGACCTTGAGAGTCGCCTTGTCTTCGTTGACCTCTTCGACTTTGCCGGTAAAGCTGGCAAACGGGCCCGATTTGATCCTGACGACTTCGCCGACCTCGTACG from Acidobacteriota bacterium includes the following:
- the rplK gene encoding 50S ribosomal protein L11, producing the protein MAKKIEGYIKLQIPAGKANPAPPIGPALGQHGVNIMEFCKAFNAKTQNDDPDMKIPVVITVYGDRSFTFETKTPPAADLLRKASGIAKGSGKANREKVGSISKAKIEEIAKLKMVDLNTSDLAAAMRTIEGTAKSMGLTID